The following nucleotide sequence is from Paeniglutamicibacter kerguelensis.
CCGGGCAGCGGCAGCTGGCGGTCGTAGCCGCCGGTGCAGGAGACAAGCTTGGCGGCGCGGACCGTTGCCGCTTCGATGGCGGTGCCGGTGGCGGGGGTCAGGCGCAGCACAAAGCGGCCGGCGTCCTCGCGTTCGGTCATCCACACCTGGGTGTTGGGCAGGTAGCGCAGCAGGCCGCGGGAAATGGCCGCGTCGAAGCGCGCGCGCAGGTCCAGGTAGGTCTTCCAGCCGTGGTGGCCGTGGCCGTCGGGCTCGGGGAAAACCGATTCCGGGCGGTGGCGCCAGAACTGGCCGCCGGGCTGGGTGCCGGTGTCGCACACGACGACCTTGGCGCCGCGTTCGGCCGCGGCAACGGCCGCGGACAGGCCCGCCGGGCCTGCGCCGATGACTGCTACGTCGAAGGCAAATTCCTCGTGGGCGCTCATGCGTCGAAGTCCCCTTCAATGTTCATGGAGTCGCAAACCTCGACCATGCAGGCGCGCTGGTTGGGTTGGCCGTCGATGGTGACCAGGCAGTCGTAGCAGGCGCCGATGCCGCAGAAGAGGCCGCGGGGTTTGCCCTCGTTGCGGGTGGTGCGCCAGGCCTTGATGCCCTCGCCCATCAGGACGGCGCCGACGCTCCGGCCCTGTTCGGTGCCCACCGGCTTCGAATTGAGTGTCACGGTGATCCGCTGCGGGGTGGTGCTCATGCTGCTGACTCCTGGTGGTTCTTTCCGGCCGGGGTGAATTCGCCGAAGCGTTCGGGGGCGAAGGGCACCAGGGACATGTCCGGGGGCAGCCCGGCCAGCGCCTGGGCGACCAGCTTCCCGGTGCCCGCGGACAGGCCGATGCCGGCGCCCTCGTAGCCGCTGGCGTGCCAGAGGCCCGGTGCGCGCGGATCGTGCCCGATGACCGGAAGGTGGTCCGGGCAGTAGGGGCGGAAGCCGTGGTAGTGGCGGATGATGCGCGTGTTCTCCAGGAACGGGAAGAGCGCGATCGCGTTGGCCGCCATCTGGCGCAGCGCGTCGGTGTTGACGCTGCGGTCGAATCCGACGCGCTCGCGGGAGGAGCCGATCAGGATGGAGCCGGCGGGGGTGCCCTCGACCACCGGGGAGGACTGCAGCCCGGCATCGGAGCTTCCGACGTTGTCCACGTACTCGGCCGCGTACACCTTGTGGTGCACCATCGGCGGCAGCGGTTCGGTGACCATGACAAATCCCTTGCGGGGCTTCACCGGCACGTTGACCCCGGCCAGCGCCGCGATGTCCTCGGACCAGCTGCCCGCGGCGTTGACGACCGCCGGGGCGTGGAATTCACCGCGGTCGGTCTTGACGCCGGTGACGGTGCCTCCATTGCGCACGAAGCCGGTGACCATGGTGTGGGTCTGCACCTTTGCCCCTGCGGCGCGGGCCAGCTTCAGCAGGTGCCCGGCCACGAGCATCGGCTGCACCTGGCAGTCGTCAGGGTACCAGGCGGCACCCAGCGCGTTCGGGGAAATGTTGGGTTCGAACTCGCGCAGCCGCGGGATGTCGACCCATTCGACGTCGATCCCGTGGTTGGTCTGGGCCTTGGTCAGGCGGTCCAGCGATGCCATGGAGGATTCCCGCGAGGCGACGATGATGCCGCCCTTGGACTCGAATTCCCAGTGCGAGGCGTGTTCGGCCAGGTCGCCGCGCCAGGTGTCCAGCGAGAACTTGGTCAGCTCGAGTTCCGGGCCGAGTTCCTTGTCGGAGACCAGGATGTTGCCCTCGCAGGCGGAGCTGGTTCCGCTGGCGGGCAGTCCGCGCTCCAGCACGGTGACGGAGAGTCCTTGTTGGGTGGCGAAGTATGCAATCGCCGAACCGATTACTCCCGCACCAATGACGATGACGTCGCTGGGCGCATTCATGATTACTCCTTGTTACTGGGTGTGCTTCTTGGACTCGGCCGGGGCCTCGTCGTCCGGGCTGCCGGTGTTCCACATGCCGCGTGCGTGGCTGATGTGGCGGACCATCAGTTCATAGATGGCCTCGCCGTCGCCGCGTTCCACGCAGTCGATCATTTCGTGGTGTTCCTGCGCGGAGCCGTCGAGCTGGTGGTTGTCCATCAGCGTCTTGAGACCGTACATGCGGGTGCGCAGGCGCAACGACGTGGCAAGTTCCACGAGTTGCTTGTTTCCCGCGAAGCTCAGCAGTCGGGCATGGAACTCGCGGTCCGCGGCAAGGTAGGCGTCGGAATCCTTGTCGCGGGCGGTGCGCACGATGACGTCGGCCAGCGCACGCAATTCGGGGATCCTGTCGGCGGGAATCAGGGGCATCGCCCGCTTGGTTGCCTCCGGTTCGATCAGCAGGCGGATCTCCGCGATTTCGTCGAGCTCGGCATCGGTCATGCCGGTGATCCGGAATCCCTTGTTCTTGACTGTCTCCACCAGGCCCTCGCGGACCAGGTCCATCATGGCCTCGCGGACGGGGGTCGCCGAGACGCCGAAGGCTGCGCCCAGGCTCGGCGCCGAGTACAGCTCGCCTTCCACCAAGTCGCCCGAGATGATCGAGGTGCGAAGCCGTTCGGTGACGGTTTCGCGCAGGCTCATCTGGCGGTCAAGTTTTTCAATGGTGAACCTTGAATTGCCGGTCATGGTTTGTTCTCCGATTTCCACAGGTGCGCTCACGCGTTTTTACTCCTGTGATCTTCATACACCACTGCGGCGGAAACCAAGTCTTCCCATGCCATGCCCACACCCGTGTAAAGCGTCGGCTTGCCTCCGGTGCGGCTGAATTTGCCGTTGACAAGGTCCTTGAGGTTCGGCGGATTGATCTCTTTCCATTCCTCGACGCTGCGTGCGGGGATCAGGTCCCCGCTTTCGCGCCACGAGGATGCGCGTCCCTCGACGACGACCTCGGAGCGCTTGACGAGCGTCTCGTCGACCTCGCGGGCATCAAGTCCGTGCTGTCCCACCGAGGCGATGATTGCGTGGTCGGCCGGTAGCGCTCCGTCAAAGAGCGGGGTCGGCGAGGAGGTCACGCACAGGATCACGTCCGCGTCCGGAACGTCTTCCAGGCTTCCGCGGGTGACGGCGATGCCTTCGGCGGCCAGCTGTTCGATCAGTGCCTGGATCCGCTCGGCGCGTTGGCCCACCACGGCGAAGGTGCCCTCGGGGAAGACCGCCTTGGCCGCACGGAAGTGGTTGACCGCCTGGATGCCGGCCCCGAAGACCAGCACCTTGGGGGTCCGGGTGAACGGCGCGTCACCCGGCGCGTCGGCAATGTTCTTGACGGCGGTCAGGGTGGCCGCCGGGGTGCGGATGGCCGTGAGCTCGGCGCCGTCCATCGAGGCAATCGGAGTGAGGTTCGAGGAACCGAAAAGCAGGTAGACGCCCTGGATCTTTTCCTCGCCCTTGGCCGGGTTCAGCGGGGCGATGGTCGCGACCTTGAGTCCGGTGTAGCCCTGGCCGATCGCCGGCATCAGCAGGAATTCACCGTCCGGTGCCGGGGCGAAGATGCGCGGCCCGTCGATTTCCGGATCGGTCTGGCCGCGCAACGCATCCTCGATGGCGGCGATGGCGCGGTCGAAGGGAAGCGAGGCGCGAACCTCGGCGGCGTCGAAATATGGCAGGTTCACAGCAGGAATCCCTCCGGGAACGGGTCGGTCGGGTCAAGGAAGTACTGGGCGGTGCCGGTGATCCAGGCCCGTCCGGTCACGGTGGGGATGACGGCGGGCAGCCCGCCGACGGTGGTTTCCTCGACCAGCCGCCCGGTGAACTGCGAGCCGATGTAGGACTCGTTGATGAAGTCGGTGTCCATGGCCAGTTCGCCGCGGGCGTGGAGCTGGGCCATGCGTGCGCTGGTGCCGGTGCCGCACGGCGAGCGGTCGAACCAGCCCGGGTGGATGGCCATGGCGTGGCGGGAATGCTCGGCGGTGGAGCCGGGGGCCTTGAGGTAGACGTGGTGGACGCCGCGGATGTCGTCGCGTTCGCGGTGCACGGGCTCGTCGGTCGCGTTGATGGCGCCCATGATGGCCAGGCCGGCGGTGATCAGGTCGTCCTTGCGTTCGCGTTCGAACGGCAGGCCCAGGTCCTCGAGCTCGACGACGGCGTAGAAGTTGCCGCCGAAGGCGAGGTCGTAGTTCACGGTGCCGTAGCCCGGGACCTCGACGGATGCGTCCAGGCGGTCGCTGTAGGAGGGCACGTTGCGGATGGTCACGGATTCGGCCGCCCCGTCCTTGACGGCGACCTCTGCGATGACCAGGCCAGCCGGAGTGTCCAGGCGCACGGTGGTCACGGGTTCGTGGACCTCGACCATGCCGGTTTCCACCAGCACGGTGGCAACGCCGATGGTTCCGTGTCCGCACATCGGCAGCAGTCCGGAGACCTCGATGTACAGGACGCCGTAGTCGGCGTCGGGGCGCGTCGAGGGCTGCAGGATCGCGCCGCTCATCGAGGCGTGTCCGCGCGGTTCGCACATCAACAGGGTGCGGATCCAATCGCTGTGCTCCATGAACCAGAGGCGGCGCTCTGCCATGGTGGCTCCGGGAATGGTGCCAATGCCTCCGGTGATGACGCGGGTGGGCATGCCTTCGGTGTGGGAATCCACTGCGTGGAAGATCCTGTTGGTGCGCATGGTGCAAACTCTCTGGGTAATCGTCGTTGATCGGGTGGTGCCGTTGGCCGGCCCCGCTTTCACGGGGCCGGCCAACAACACGGCAACTTCGAGGTTACTTGTAACCCTTGGCCACTGCGGCCTCGGTGTCGGCGATGACCGCGGCGCGCACGGCGTCGGTCAGCGGGCCGCGCGGCGGGCGGCACACGCCACCGTTGAGGCCGACGACGTCCATCGAGAGCTTGATCGACTGGACGAACTCGGTCTTGGTGTCCCAGCGCAGCAGCGAGTGCAGGTCGCGGTAAATCTCGCGGGCGCGCTCCATGTCCGAAAGGTTGCCGGAGGTGGCCAGGCGGTAGAGCTCGACGGTGGCGTGCGGAATGGCGTTCGGGTAACCGGCAACCCATCCAACGGCGCCGGCGAGGCCCATTTCCAGGACGGTGTCATCGGTGCCGATGAGGATGTCCATGCCCGGTGCCAGTTCCTTGATTTCGTAGGCACGGCGCGGGTCGCCGGTGAATTCCTTGATGCCGACGATCAGGCCTTCGTGGAACAGGCGTGCAACCAGGGCCGGGGTCAGGTCGACCTTGGTGTCGATCGGGTTGTTGTAGGCAACAACCGGCAGGCCGGCGGAGGCGGCGAGGCGGAAGTGCTCAACGACCTCGTCGTCGGTAGCGCGGTAGGTGTTCGGCGGCAGGCACATGATGGCGTGTGCGCCGGCATCCTTGGCCTGCTGTGCCCACTTCTGGGTCTGCAGTCCACCGTAGGCGCCAACGCCGGCCATGACTACGAAGCCCTCCGGAGCTGCGGCAACGGCGGTCTCGATGACCTTGGCGCGCTCTTCGTCGGACAGGGTCTGGTATTCACCAAGCGAACCGTTCGGGGCGATGCCGTCGCAGCCGCTGCTGGCAAGGAAACGAACGTGGTCTGCGAATGCCTCATAGTCGACCGAGTAATCGTCCTTGAACTGCAGCGCCGATGCGACGATGACTCCGTGCCAGGGCTTCTTGGTGGTGCTCATGTTGTGTTCCTTTCAAGGGGACTTTTCAATGATTTTCAAAGTTGTGGGTGACGCTTTCGACTCCATGCCGTACATCACATTCAAATAGTATCATGTGACATTGTACAGACGGAAGGGGTCGGGAGAAATTAGTTCTTTCGGGTCTCACCCGAGGCCAAAAGCGCCTGGTTTCCGGCGATTTCCGCCGCTTCCTCGACCCAGAAGTCGGCCCCGCGGATGCCCAGGGCGACGGGGTTGAAGACGGGGTCGAGGCCGGCCTTGCACTGCCTGTCGTAGTCGCGGGTGACCTTGAAGACCACCGAGGTGAGGGCAAGCAGGCAGAGCATGTTGATCCAGCCCAGGGTTCCATAGCCGATGTCGCCAATGGCCCACATCGCATCGGCGCTGATGATGCCGCCGAGGAAGGTGATGCCAAGCATGCCCAGCTTCAGGGCCCAGTCCAGCACCGGGCTGTCGTCGCGGCCAACGAGGTAGACCAGGTTGGTCTTGGCGATGTAGAAGAACGCGACAAGCGTGGTGAAGGCGAAGAAGAAGAGTGCGACCGCCACGAAGCCCGGCCCGACGCCCGGCAGCACGGTGCTGATGGCCTGCTGCGTGTACGCGGCGCCGGCCTTCAGGTCTGGCACGCCCTGGATCAGGACCGTGCCGTCGGGGGCCGTGACGTTGTAGGAGCCGGTCATGATGATCATCAGGCCAGTGGCGGAGCAGACAACGACCGTGTCGATGTAGATCGAGAAGGCCTGGACCAGGCCCTGCTTGGCGGGGTGTGAAACCGATGCCGCGGCGGCACCGTAGGTCCCCTCCCCCACGCCGGCGACATTGGAGAACACCGCACGTCGCACGCCCCAGGCCACGGCCGCGCCGACGATGCCGCCGAAGACCTGGTGGGCTCCGAAGGCGGAAGAGATGATCAGGCTGACGGTCGGAACGATCTGCTCGAAGTTCACGGCAACGATCACCAGTGCGGCAAGGATGTAACCCACGGCCATGACCGGGACCATCAGCTGCGCGGCACCGACGACGCGCCTGGTTCCGCCGATGATGACAAATGCCATGAGCGCGGTGATGCCGATGGCGCTCACGAGCGGCGGCACGTTGAATGCCGTCTCGACGCTGGAGGCGATGTTGTTGGACTGGACGCCCGGGAACACAAATCCGTAGCCGACCATGGCCATGAGCGACACCGCGACGGCCAGCCACTTGAGCTTCAGGCCGTGCTCGATGTAGAACGGCATGCCGCCGCGGTGCTCACCGTTGATGCGGCGCTTGTAGACCTGGGCCAGGGTGGATTCGGCGAAGGAGCTGGCCGATCCGAGCAGCGCGCAGACAACCATCCAGAACAGCGCGCCGGGGCCGCCTGCGGCAATGGCGGTTGCCACGCCGGCGATGTTTCCCACGCCCACCCGGCTGGCCAGGGTCAGGAGCAGCGCCTGGACCGGCGAGATGCCGTCCGAGCTGTTCTTCTTGCTGAGGATCTGGCGGATCATGTCCGGGAACCGCCGGAACTGGACGAATCCGGTCAATACGGTGAAGAACAGTCCGACGGCCAGGGCGAAGTACGCCATGGGGTTCCAGATCGCATCGTTGATGCTGGTGAGCATGTCCATAATTTTTCCTTAGGTCTTTCGGGCAGCTGCGGGAATCGGGACTAGGCCGGGGCGTTGGTGCGCAACGCCGACTCGGCATCGACCTCGCGCAGCGACTTGCCCCTGGTTTCCTTGGCGAACGAAACGGCGACGATGGAAATGACCGCGGCCCCGACAAGGTAAAGGGCGATCGGAGTCGACGAATCGAACTTCTGCAGCAGCGAGAGCGCAATGAGCGGGGCCAGGGAACCCGCCAGGATCGGCGCAAACTGGTAGCAGAGCGAAAGCGCCGTGTAGCGCACGTTGGTGGGGAACATTTCGGTCATCAGCGCCGAGTACGGCGCGTAGGTCAGGGACTCGATGGCCAGGCCCAGGGTGATGGCCGCCATGACGATCCAGTCGTTGCCGGTGTCCATCATCGGGAAGCCGACAAATCCCCAGAATGCGGTCAGCACGGCGCCGGTCAGGTAGACGGGCTTGCGGCCAACAATGTCAGAGAGCAGCCCGACGAGCGGGATCATGCAGAAGTGCAGGAAGTGGGCGCCGAACATCAGCAGGAGGATGCGCGAGGTGTCCATCTCGACGACCAACTTGAGGTAGGTGATCGAGAAGGTGACAACGAGGTAGTAGAGGATGTTCTCCGCGAAGCGGGCGCCAATGCCGATCAGCACGGCACGCCAGTGGTAGCGAAGGACGTGCAGGACGCCCGGCTGGGCTTCCTGCGAGGCGGCCTGGCGGGCCTGCGCTTCCTTGAAGATCGGCGCGTCGTCGACCTTGGTGCGGATCCAGTAGCCGATCAAGACCACCACGGCGGAGAACCAGAACGCCACGCGCCAACCCCACGAAAGGAACGCCTCTTCGGGCAGGGTGCTCGACAGTCCGAGGAGGACGAGTGTGGCTACCAGGTTGCCCATCGGGACCCCGGCCTGCGGCCAGCTGGCCCAGAAGCCGCGCCTGTTGTCGGGGCTGTGCTCGCTCACCAGGATGATCGCGCCTCCCCACTCGCCGCCGAAGGCAAAGCCCTGGATGAGGCGCAGGGTCACCAGGAGTGCGGGCGCCCAGTAGCCGATGACATCGAAGGTGGGCAGGCATCCCATGAGGAACGTCGTGATGCCGACGACCACAAGGCTCAGCTGGAGCAACGCCTTGCGGCCAATGCGGTCGCCGAAGTGCCCGAAGACCAGTCCGCCGATCGGACGGGCGGCGAAGCCCACGGCGTAGAGCGCAAACGCGGCGATGACGCCATCGACCGGGTTGCCGGTCTGCCGGAAGAAGTGGGTGCCGAAGACCAAGGCCGAAGCCGTTCCGTACAGGAAGAACTCGTACCATTCGGCGACGGTTCCCGCCATGGCGGCGGCCACAACACGTTTGAGACCCGCCGGCGTCGAGGTTTCGTGCCCAGCGTCGGGGCGGCCGCCAAGGGCCTCCCTTTCAAGCGTTTCGTTGTTGCTCATTTGGTCTCCTTGAGAAGGTGGGCAACCTCGCCCACGTGTTCTGCATCACGAATCTATGCAATGGTACATGTCACATTTTCGCGAATCAAGGATTTTATTGCCCGATTTTTGGGCGCCAACGGATCGAAACGATGCCGGACTGCGCAGATTGCAGCATTCCGACCCTCACTGGTGTTTATGCAAATATGCAGACATGTGGAAAGAGCCCGACCCGTGGAAATCAATCCACGGGTCGGGCTCCAAGGTCCACCGCAGCGGCCATCCCGAACAAGCTCGGACCGTACTCCGTCGCTAGGCCAGCGGACCGCCAACAGCGTCGACCATCGAAACCAGCCGCGGGAACACACCGGGGGCCGAGATGCCGTCATGCTCGAACTCGTTGGTCACCCAGGCCTGCAGGTTCCCGACCTGCGCGGCCGTTTCCAGCGAGAGCGGCGCGTCCACATACATGTCGTCGTGGTAGACGACGGCGGAGACAGGAACCTGGTTTTCCGCCAGTATCCGCGGGTCGTAGAGCGGGCCCCAGTCGTCCCGGCGGGCCATTTCGTTCACCGCGGCGCCGAAGGGCTTTAGCAGGCGGATTTCCTCGAACATCCACGGGAACATCATTTCGCCGGTCATCAGCAACGGGCGGGCGGACTCGGCGAACTCCGGGTGCCGCTCGATTTCCCGCTGCGCCGCCCAGGCCGTTGCACCGCTTGCCCCGTCGGCGAAGATGCTCTCCTGCATCACGGCAAACAACGGGTTCTCCGCGTAGTTGCTGCGCGCTTGGACCTGGGCCAGGAAGGTGTCGCTCAGCTCGCCGCCGTCGTCGAACGCCTCGTCGATCAGCCACGCCATCCTTTCGAACCCCGGCTTCATGCCGTAGTCGATGCCCAGGGACTGGAAACGACGCACCGTGAGCAGGTCTCCGTCCGGCAGGTGGACGTCGCCGACGGCCAAACGGTCGGCGATCTTCGCCATCGTTTCCACGTGGTTCCCGTAGCGTGCGTAGAACTCCCCGTTCTTCGCCCTCGTGCGCACGTAGGTTCGGCGGTAGACCTCCGAGGCGTCGGGCGCCAGGCTCGGCAGCCCGCCGGCGATGTAGCAGGCGTTCAGCGCCTCGGGCGCCTGGCCAAGGTAGGTCAGCGTGAGGAATCCGCCGTAGCTTTGGCCCAGTGTCGACCACTTCCGCCCGCCGAAGACGGTCTTGCGCAGGAACTCGGCGTCGGAAACGATCGAATCGGCACGGAAGTGGCCCAGGTACTCGGCGCCGTCCGCCGCGCTCGGGAAGCGTTCCATCGAAGCTGCCGTGATCCGGCTGCTGCGTCCGGTTCCGCGCTGGTCGAGCAGGAGCACGCGGTGGGTCTTCAGCGCCTCGCCGATCCACCCGGACTTGTCGAGCGGTCGCGGGCCCTTGCCGCCCGGGCCGCCCTGCAGGAACAACAGGACCGGCAGGTCCTGCCGCGCCTTCTCCGCGGAGCACAGCTCGCGGGCAAACACCTGGATGGTCCTCTCGTCGGGCCGCGCCCAGTTCAACGGCACCGTGACCACATGGTCACGGACCTGCATGCCTGCTGCCACATATTCGGCGGTGATCAATGTGCCATTCCCCCCATGTATTGCTGCCTACGGATTTCCCATTCGGGATTGATGACGGGAACTGCCTTCAGCAGCGCCCGGGTGTACTCTTCCACGGGGTTCTCGAAGACCTGCGCCGTCGTGCCCTGTTCCACGATCCTGCCCTTGTTCATGACCGCGACGTCGTCGGCGATCTGCCGCACGACCGCCAGGTCGTGGGCGATGAAAAGGTAGGAGTAACCGGATTCCTGCTGCAGGTCGCGCAACAGGTTGATGACCTGCGCCTGGACGGAGACGTCCAACGCGGAGACGGCCTCGTCGCAGATGACCAGCTTGGGCTCCACCGCAAGGGCGCGGGCGATGCCGATGCGCTGGGCCTGCCCGCCGGAGAACTGGTTCGGGTACCTGGTGCTGTGGTCGGGGTTCAGCCCGACGCGTTCCAGCAGCGACTTCACCAGCAGTCGCCGGTCGACGCCCTTGATCCCCTGGTAGTCCAGCGGCGCGGTGATGATGCGCTCGACGGTGTGCTTGGGGTTCAGCGAGGAAAACGGATCCTGGAAGACCACCTGCACGTTGGCCCGGAAGCGGCGCAGCATCGTGTCGCCGGCGCGGGTCACGTCCTGGCCCTCGAAGTGCATCGACCCGGAGGTGACGTCCAGGAGCTTGGCGATCATGCGCGCCGTCGTCGACTTGCCCGACCCCGATTCGCCGACCAGTGCCATGGTCCGGCCCGCGTGCAGGGCAAGCGAGACGTCGTCGACGGCGCGGAAGGTCTCCGTTCCGGCGAATGCGCCGCCCTTGCTGACCTGGAATTCGCGCACCAGGTTCTTCGCCTCGAGCAGCGGTTCGTTCCGGAGGTCTTCGATGACGACGCTCATGCTTCCTTCACCAGTCCTGAATTCACTTTCTTCATGGCCCGGATCGGATCGTCGATCCG
It contains:
- a CDS encoding NAD(P)/FAD-dependent oxidoreductase; translated protein: MNAPSDVIVIGAGVIGSAIAYFATQQGLSVTVLERGLPASGTSSACEGNILVSDKELGPELELTKFSLDTWRGDLAEHASHWEFESKGGIIVASRESSMASLDRLTKAQTNHGIDVEWVDIPRLREFEPNISPNALGAAWYPDDCQVQPMLVAGHLLKLARAAGAKVQTHTMVTGFVRNGGTVTGVKTDRGEFHAPAVVNAAGSWSEDIAALAGVNVPVKPRKGFVMVTEPLPPMVHHKVYAAEYVDNVGSSDAGLQSSPVVEGTPAGSILIGSSRERVGFDRSVNTDALRQMAANAIALFPFLENTRIIRHYHGFRPYCPDHLPVIGHDPRAPGLWHASGYEGAGIGLSAGTGKLVAQALAGLPPDMSLVPFAPERFGEFTPAGKNHQESAA
- a CDS encoding alanine/glycine:cation symporter family protein → MDMLTSINDAIWNPMAYFALAVGLFFTVLTGFVQFRRFPDMIRQILSKKNSSDGISPVQALLLTLASRVGVGNIAGVATAIAAGGPGALFWMVVCALLGSASSFAESTLAQVYKRRINGEHRGGMPFYIEHGLKLKWLAVAVSLMAMVGYGFVFPGVQSNNIASSVETAFNVPPLVSAIGITALMAFVIIGGTRRVVGAAQLMVPVMAVGYILAALVIVAVNFEQIVPTVSLIISSAFGAHQVFGGIVGAAVAWGVRRAVFSNVAGVGEGTYGAAAASVSHPAKQGLVQAFSIYIDTVVVCSATGLMIIMTGSYNVTAPDGTVLIQGVPDLKAGAAYTQQAISTVLPGVGPGFVAVALFFFAFTTLVAFFYIAKTNLVYLVGRDDSPVLDWALKLGMLGITFLGGIISADAMWAIGDIGYGTLGWINMLCLLALTSVVFKVTRDYDRQCKAGLDPVFNPVALGIRGADFWVEEAAEIAGNQALLASGETRKN
- a CDS encoding GntR family transcriptional regulator; translation: MSAPVEIGEQTMTGNSRFTIEKLDRQMSLRETVTERLRTSIISGDLVEGELYSAPSLGAAFGVSATPVREAMMDLVREGLVETVKNKGFRITGMTDAELDEIAEIRLLIEPEATKRAMPLIPADRIPELRALADVIVRTARDKDSDAYLAADREFHARLLSFAGNKQLVELATSLRLRTRMYGLKTLMDNHQLDGSAQEHHEMIDCVERGDGEAIYELMVRHISHARGMWNTGSPDDEAPAESKKHTQ
- a CDS encoding dihydrodipicolinate synthase family protein, with amino-acid sequence MSTTKKPWHGVIVASALQFKDDYSVDYEAFADHVRFLASSGCDGIAPNGSLGEYQTLSDEERAKVIETAVAAAPEGFVVMAGVGAYGGLQTQKWAQQAKDAGAHAIMCLPPNTYRATDDEVVEHFRLAASAGLPVVAYNNPIDTKVDLTPALVARLFHEGLIVGIKEFTGDPRRAYEIKELAPGMDILIGTDDTVLEMGLAGAVGWVAGYPNAIPHATVELYRLATSGNLSDMERAREIYRDLHSLLRWDTKTEFVQSIKLSMDVVGLNGGVCRPPRGPLTDAVRAAVIADTEAAVAKGYK
- a CDS encoding proline racemase family protein — its product is MRTNRIFHAVDSHTEGMPTRVITGGIGTIPGATMAERRLWFMEHSDWIRTLLMCEPRGHASMSGAILQPSTRPDADYGVLYIEVSGLLPMCGHGTIGVATVLVETGMVEVHEPVTTVRLDTPAGLVIAEVAVKDGAAESVTIRNVPSYSDRLDASVEVPGYGTVNYDLAFGGNFYAVVELEDLGLPFERERKDDLITAGLAIMGAINATDEPVHRERDDIRGVHHVYLKAPGSTAEHSRHAMAIHPGWFDRSPCGTGTSARMAQLHARGELAMDTDFINESYIGSQFTGRLVEETTVGGLPAVIPTVTGRAWITGTAQYFLDPTDPFPEGFLL
- a CDS encoding ATP-binding cassette domain-containing protein, with the protein product MSVVIEDLRNEPLLEAKNLVREFQVSKGGAFAGTETFRAVDDVSLALHAGRTMALVGESGSGKSTTARMIAKLLDVTSGSMHFEGQDVTRAGDTMLRRFRANVQVVFQDPFSSLNPKHTVERIITAPLDYQGIKGVDRRLLVKSLLERVGLNPDHSTRYPNQFSGGQAQRIGIARALAVEPKLVICDEAVSALDVSVQAQVINLLRDLQQESGYSYLFIAHDLAVVRQIADDVAVMNKGRIVEQGTTAQVFENPVEEYTRALLKAVPVINPEWEIRRQQYMGGMAH
- a CDS encoding (2Fe-2S)-binding protein is translated as MSTTPQRITVTLNSKPVGTEQGRSVGAVLMGEGIKAWRTTRNEGKPRGLFCGIGACYDCLVTIDGQPNQRACMVEVCDSMNIEGDFDA
- a CDS encoding ornithine cyclodeaminase family protein; this encodes MNLPYFDAAEVRASLPFDRAIAAIEDALRGQTDPEIDGPRIFAPAPDGEFLLMPAIGQGYTGLKVATIAPLNPAKGEEKIQGVYLLFGSSNLTPIASMDGAELTAIRTPAATLTAVKNIADAPGDAPFTRTPKVLVFGAGIQAVNHFRAAKAVFPEGTFAVVGQRAERIQALIEQLAAEGIAVTRGSLEDVPDADVILCVTSSPTPLFDGALPADHAIIASVGQHGLDAREVDETLVKRSEVVVEGRASSWRESGDLIPARSVEEWKEINPPNLKDLVNGKFSRTGGKPTLYTGVGMAWEDLVSAAVVYEDHRSKNA
- the abaF gene encoding fosfomycin efflux MFS transporter AbaF — protein: MSNNETLEREALGGRPDAGHETSTPAGLKRVVAAAMAGTVAEWYEFFLYGTASALVFGTHFFRQTGNPVDGVIAAFALYAVGFAARPIGGLVFGHFGDRIGRKALLQLSLVVVGITTFLMGCLPTFDVIGYWAPALLVTLRLIQGFAFGGEWGGAIILVSEHSPDNRRGFWASWPQAGVPMGNLVATLVLLGLSSTLPEEAFLSWGWRVAFWFSAVVVLIGYWIRTKVDDAPIFKEAQARQAASQEAQPGVLHVLRYHWRAVLIGIGARFAENILYYLVVTFSITYLKLVVEMDTSRILLLMFGAHFLHFCMIPLVGLLSDIVGRKPVYLTGAVLTAFWGFVGFPMMDTGNDWIVMAAITLGLAIESLTYAPYSALMTEMFPTNVRYTALSLCYQFAPILAGSLAPLIALSLLQKFDSSTPIALYLVGAAVISIVAVSFAKETRGKSLREVDAESALRTNAPA
- a CDS encoding alpha/beta fold hydrolase produces the protein MITAEYVAAGMQVRDHVVTVPLNWARPDERTIQVFARELCSAEKARQDLPVLLFLQGGPGGKGPRPLDKSGWIGEALKTHRVLLLDQRGTGRSSRITAASMERFPSAADGAEYLGHFRADSIVSDAEFLRKTVFGGRKWSTLGQSYGGFLTLTYLGQAPEALNACYIAGGLPSLAPDASEVYRRTYVRTRAKNGEFYARYGNHVETMAKIADRLAVGDVHLPDGDLLTVRRFQSLGIDYGMKPGFERMAWLIDEAFDDGGELSDTFLAQVQARSNYAENPLFAVMQESIFADGASGATAWAAQREIERHPEFAESARPLLMTGEMMFPWMFEEIRLLKPFGAAVNEMARRDDWGPLYDPRILAENQVPVSAVVYHDDMYVDAPLSLETAAQVGNLQAWVTNEFEHDGISAPGVFPRLVSMVDAVGGPLA